In the genome of bacterium SCSIO 12827, the window TCTAAAGATTTCGCCTTCCAATCTCCCTCTGTTGCTATGGCTCCAGATAGTACGTTTGGGAAATGACCTGAACCCCTATTTCCCTCCCCCATACCGTTTCGGGTGCTGAGGGTTAGTGCTGACTTACTGTGTTTCTGTATTTGCTGTTCTCGGGTTCGATCAGATCGCCGGAGAATGTCAGCGTAGCAAGGTCGCTGTTAGGGCCGCCACCTGCTTCCACATTGCTTCCACGCACAACAAAACGCCTTAGCCGTTTCGGGCAAAGCCGTTAATATTATTGGTTGGGGGGGCAGGATTTGAACCTGCGACCATAAAGTTATGAAATCAAACCTCCGAACCGCACCTTAGGACAAATCAGGGACAATTAGAGTCGTCAACGTTCATAAACGATCGCAAACGACCATATTCCATCGCATTGTAATTGCGCTATTTTTTCCGAATCAGCACAGCATGTAATGGTTAAACGCAAGTCTTGAAAACCAGCAAGGATGCAAGTCCTTCGTGGGTTCGAATCCCACCCCATCCGCCATTTTTTCAATGCCTTAGGCAGGCACTATCACTGATTCAATCTTGTCCCCTATTGCTGTTCAGTGACCTGAGCCCCATTTTCTCCGCGAATTTTGGATAGAGTCCATCATTCGAAGAGGAGATGGATATGAAGAGTTCACGATTCACGGAAAAGTAGATCATCTGGATGCTGTGGGAGCAGGAAGCAGACCAGAAGACGGCGGACGTTTGCCGTCGGCACGGCATCTCTGAAGGCACTTTCTACAAGTGTAAGTCCGAAAAGCTCTGGGGCCCCCGGCGGCTGCGGATGAGACCGCAACCCCGGATCGCTCTAAAGGTTTTGCTCATCGGTTTGTCATTCAGGAATGAAGGGACCATGGCAAAGCGCGGTTATTGCTGCGGTGGAGGCTCTTATCCGCGGACGCGCCATTCAATAGACGTCAATTCTTAGTGTTGACGCCGTGCCCATCTGTCGTGGGGTGGTGGCCCTGCTCGTCCATCATCATGACCCCATCGAATATGGAAAACTTCGCCCTGAGGACGGGGGCAAGTTTCGACTCCGCCATTTCTGTCGCGGCGGCGAGTTTCTGCGCTTGGGCGGCAGGCAGACCGAAATCCACTAAAGCAGCCGCGTCTTTCAGCGCGTCGCCGCTGCACAGAACGATTTCCCAAACACCGTGCTTGTTTCGCATCAGTGCGCGGCCCCCTCTATCGCCCTGTGCCCAGCCGACGACAGCAGCATCCCCAATGATCGTGACGGGATCGACTGTCAACGGCGCTTCCGGTTGATCGAACGTCGAATGCAGCAGGTGCCGGATGGCGCCCGCATCCCCTGCATCGTCGGCTTGAACGGCGCCCGGACAAACAAACACGATCATGCCAACCAGGAAAAGAAGGCGCAGGGAGATGGTATTCATGCGAGGTGGCTCCTTATCGATCCGCGGCTAGTAACCGCATTTGGTCATCGCCATCAAGCTCTGCAACGAAAAACATGCGCTTGCCATTATCGACAACTTCCCGTAACACGATAGCGTCCTTGGTTCCCCGTCAACGGATTGTGTCGGGGGGATCAAAAGGGAACGCAGTAGGGCCTTACCCATCAGGGGGGCTTAATCTGCGGCTGTCCCCGCAACTGTGAGCGGCGAGACGGCGGTCGCATAGCGCCACTCGGGCCCGTCCCGGGGAAGGCAGATCGCCATCGACGACCCGCGAGCCAGGAGACCTGCCAAGGAACGCGTCGCCCAGCCGCCGATCGGGATTTGTCGGAGGCGCGGTAGAGACCGTTTGTGGTGACGCCTTGTTGGTGCGGCAGACCGCCGTCGTCGCCACGGGGTGTCCTGATCCGCTTCTCGGGTTCGGGAAGCGTCCATCTCCCCAAATCGATGCCGACGGTCCGTTCGTGCACTTGGTGTGTGCCGGACGGTCCCCTGAACGCGCGAACGAGGTGTCTGAATCCCGTATTGGGTTCGGCGCCGGTGATCGGCCCGTTCCAGGGATTCAAGGTGGCATCCTGCGCGCGCGTCATGCGGCCCGTCCGGTTGTTCGAGCGAACAACCGGAGGAGGTTCTAATGAATGCTCGTGTTCAGAAAGTCAGGTTCACTGCGCCCCGCGCAGTGGGCATCATATTGTTTTCCACTCTTTTCTCCCTGCCGACGGTGGCGACGGCAGATGAACGCCGTGCCGTTGAATCGGCCCATCATCTGCCGGAAGTCGTGGTTTCCGCGACCATGGTGCCAACGCCCGCCGACGCCGTGGGCAGCGCCATCACGGTGATCACGGCGGAGGAGATCGAACGCAAACAGGTCCGCGTTCTATCGGACGTACTGCGCGAGGTTCCCGGTCTGGCCGTCAACCGGTCAGGCCCCGTGGGGACCCTCACCCAGGTCCGCATCCGCGGCGCCGAAGGCAACCACACACTGGTCATCATCGACGGCATCGAGGTCAACGACCCCAGCGGCGGATCGGAGTTCGATTTCGGCCAGTTGCGCGCCGCCGACATCGAACGGATCGAAGTTCTTCGGGGCGCCCAATCAGCGCTTTACGGCAGTGACGCGATCGGCGGCGTCATCAACATCGTGACCAAGAAAGGCAAGGGCCCGGCGACCGTCGAGGCCAACGCCGAAGGCGGTTCCTTTGCGACAAGCATGGGTTCCGTCAGCCTGCGTGGCGGCACCGAAAAATACCACTATTCCATCGGCGCGAGCGGTTATCGCACAGCCGGCATTTCTATCGCCCCGGAAGAAGACGGCAATACCGAACTGGATGGCAATGAAAACGCCACCATAAATTTCAAGGTCGGTGTCACCCCCCTAGATAACCTGTCCTTCGACCTATTCGGGCGCTACGTGAAGGATTCCACGGAAACGGACAATCAGCCCTCCGTTGGCGGAATCATCAAGACCGTGGATGCCGATAAACAGACGGATACCATCCAGCGCAGCGGCGGGATGCTCGCGACGTACGGATTGTTCGACGGCGCCTGGGTGCAGTCATTCGGCGGCGCCGTTCACACGGACCGCGCCGATTCTCGCACCAACGGGATCGAGACCTACCACGCCGACGGCGACAAGTGGCGGTTCCACTACAAAAGCGATCTGTCCTTCGACACGCCGGATATCGCCGAAGCACGGCACGGCCTGACCTTCCTGGCGGAACGGGAGGATGAAACCCAGTTCACCAAAAGCAACTTCAGCACGTCGGACCGGGACATCACCAACTACGGCTATGTCGGGGAATACCGCGTTTCCCTGTGGGACAGTCTGCACCTGACCGGCGGCATCCGTTACGACGACAACGACATCTTCAACGACAAACGCACCTACCGGATGACGGCGGCTTACGTCCACCACGAAACCGGCACCCGCCTGCATGGCAGTTACGGCACCGGGGCCAAAAACCCGACCCTGTCGGAACTGTTCGGCTCCACCGCCACCTACACGGGCAATCCGAACCTGCGGCCGGAAACCAGCCGTGGCTGGGATGCCGGTGTCGAACAAGGTTTCCTCGGCGACCGGCTGATTGCCGACCTGACCTATTTCAACAACCGCATCACGGACCTGATCTCGGGCAGCGGCAATACCTCGGTCAACCTGGACGGGATCACAAAAATTCAGGGGGTCGAGTTGTCCGTCGCAGCGGACCTGGGCCATGGCCTGAGCCTGAAAGGCCAATACACCTATACGGACGGGCAGGACGCCAACCGCAAGGAATTGGTTCGGCGGGCGAAGCATATCGCAAGCATGAACCTTGCCTATGCGTTTCTGAACGGCAAGGCAAAGGTCGATCTGGGGGTCGATTTCAACGGCGTCCAACGCGATATGGAGTTCTCGAACTCTTACGGCACGAGCCGATCGATCAGGTTGGACGAGTACTTTTTGGTCAACATCGCCGGCTCCTACGAGATCAAGGACGGGGTGGAACTGTTCGCCCGGGTGGAGAACCTGCTCGACCAGAAATACCAGGAAGTCCTGTTCTACGACGAGCCGGGGATCGCTGGCTATTTCGGCATTCGCACCCGGTTCGGCCTCTAGATCCCAGGAAAGAACGACCCATGCATCACCACTCACGGATTCTCCCCGTACTCTCCCCGGCGTGGGGGCTGATGGTCGCGGCGGCCGTTCTTTCCATGGCGCCTCTGGGCGCCCCACTGGCGGGAGCACCGGTTGGTGCTCCCGCCTCCTTCCCGGCCGAGACCGTGAGTGTCAAACCGCGGAGGATCGTGTCCATGAACCTTTGCACGGACCAGCTTGTCCTGCTGCTGGCCGAACGGGACCGGATCACCTCGATCTCCTATATGGCATTCGATCCGGAGATCTCCCACCATGCGCTCCTGGCACAGGGACTGCATGCAAACCACGGCCAGGCCGAGGAAATCCTGCCCCTGCGGCCCGACTTGGTTTTAGCCGGCACCTACACCACACGTGCCACGACGACGATTCTGCGCCGCTTCGGACATCCCGTTCTGACACTGAACCCGGCAAGTGGCTTCGACGCCATTCGCGCCAATATCCGCCGCGTGGCCGGAGCCCTGGGCGAGCATGC includes:
- a CDS encoding copper uptake system-associated protein — protein: MNTISLRLLFLVGMIVFVCPGAVQADDAGDAGAIRHLLHSTFDQPEAPLTVDPVTIIGDAAVVGWAQGDRGGRALMRNKHGVWEIVLCSGDALKDAAALVDFGLPAAQAQKLAAATEMAESKLAPVLRAKFSIFDGVMMMDEQGHHPTTDGHGVNTKN
- a CDS encoding TonB-dependent receptor, whose product is MFSTLFSLPTVATADERRAVESAHHLPEVVVSATMVPTPADAVGSAITVITAEEIERKQVRVLSDVLREVPGLAVNRSGPVGTLTQVRIRGAEGNHTLVIIDGIEVNDPSGGSEFDFGQLRAADIERIEVLRGAQSALYGSDAIGGVINIVTKKGKGPATVEANAEGGSFATSMGSVSLRGGTEKYHYSIGASGYRTAGISIAPEEDGNTELDGNENATINFKVGVTPLDNLSFDLFGRYVKDSTETDNQPSVGGIIKTVDADKQTDTIQRSGGMLATYGLFDGAWVQSFGGAVHTDRADSRTNGIETYHADGDKWRFHYKSDLSFDTPDIAEARHGLTFLAEREDETQFTKSNFSTSDRDITNYGYVGEYRVSLWDSLHLTGGIRYDDNDIFNDKRTYRMTAAYVHHETGTRLHGSYGTGAKNPTLSELFGSTATYTGNPNLRPETSRGWDAGVEQGFLGDRLIADLTYFNNRITDLISGSGNTSVNLDGITKIQGVELSVAADLGHGLSLKGQYTYTDGQDANRKELVRRAKHIASMNLAYAFLNGKAKVDLGVDFNGVQRDMEFSNSYGTSRSIRLDEYFLVNIAGSYEIKDGVELFARVENLLDQKYQEVLFYDEPGIAGYFGIRTRFGL